CATGAGAATACTGGTCAGGACTCCTGTAaaaccagttaaaaaaacaaacaaaaacacagctttgtACGCAGGTGGATTCTCACAGCTAACAAACATCACACAGAAAAATGTGCACAGCAAAAGCAGTCTGGTGGACACAGATTCAGCAGCAAGACTCGGACTGAAGCTATTATCTTCAGTCTgtgaaaacaacattaaaatgtattcatagttAAACATCAGACAGCATCATTAGTATTGTATTATAATGCAGCCTAATAGAAGTGAAAGGAACATGTTGATCATCTTATTCATAGTTCTATTGAATGTAAATTCAGTCACTAAATTTAGTGTGAACTGAATGTCATTTAATTGAGGCACAAAGTGCCGTTATACTGCGGTCATGCTTTCTCTCTGTTCAACCAGATGTGTGCTCCGCCCTGCTTTATACAGTCTCACAGGATGGGTGCTTGGCACTGCTCTGTCACCAAACTCAATCAGATCAAAGCTAAGCAGGAACGATTctaaacaaatggcttacctacTGCtctggacaaatgttttgcaagtggaatgaaacctgctgaataatgttacgtgtcacatactgaattacacaccgctttgtagtttccccacatgcttcatgaaaaactgaaaagtgacatttcaaaatctaacatgtactactattctggcttctggtagacttgcgatatcattttgtagtttctttgatcacatgatgctaaataaagaTCTAAAATTCTGTTCATAGTTTAAAAAAGTCTAAATTCTAAAGttgtaggtgatgctaaacttttggccgcAGCTGTACACCTGCCTCCCCATGCTGTTGCTCCTTCCAGCACACTAACATGCTCTCTTGCAGTGCTAAAGACAGCACGGCTGCGCATGGACTCACTGTCTGATCTCAGCCTTCACGGTGCTGGAGACACGGGGGTAGCAGACACTGAAGAGACCGCAGGCGGAGNNNNNNNNNNNNNNNNNNNNNNNNNNNNNNNNNNNNNNNNNNNNNNNNNNNNNNNNNNNNNNNNNNNNNNNNNNNNNNNNNNNNNNNNNNNNNNNNNNNNNNNNNNNNNNNNNNNNNNNNNNNNNNNNNNNNNNNNNNNNNNNNNNNNNNNNNNNNNNNNNNNNNNNNNNNNNNNNNNNNNNNNNNNNNNNNNNNNNNNNNNNNNNNNNNNNNNNNNNNNNNNNNNNNNNNNNNNNNNNNNNNNNNNNNNNNNNNNNNNNNNNNNNNNNNNNNNNNNNNNNNNNNNNNNNNNNNNNNNNNNNNNNNNNNNNNNNNNNNNNNNNNNNNNNNNNNNNNNNNNNNNNNNNNNNNNNNNNNNNNNNNNNNNNNNNNNNNNNNNNNNNNNNNNNNNNNNNNNNNNNNNNNNNNNNNNNNNNNNNNNNNNNNNNNNNNNNNNNNNNNNNNNNNNNNNNNNNNNNNNNNNNNNNNNNNNNNNNNNNNNNNNNNNNNNNNNNNNNNNNTCGTGCTTCGGGTCTGTGTCTTCAGTTTCAAGCCATGGCCGTCGTGTCCTCGTTTCTGGAGGCATAGCACATTCCCGGGCAAAGATCTCCTCTTTAATGTGGGCAGATTTCATCTTCAGAGCCTCGTCTTACCAGGGTTTAAAGGCAGGTTTCCACACAGGACCTGTCAGAAAAGCACAGACACTCTGTTACTGTGGAAGTTCACACGTCAGTAATACAATGGTAGCTGAAATGGCTCAGGACTCTTACGGATGATTCAAATGAACATCTGCATCATGTGCAACAATGCTGACTAAGGCAGCACGTCTACCAGCGTACCTTTCCTGTGCCCATTTACATAGAGAAACAAGAAGGGGCTTGCCGGCTTTTACACAAATCAGCTtctagtgtatgtgtgtgtgtgcgtggaggggggaggggtgggtgtgtgtcacctccccccctccacacacacacacgcaggtgtgtgtgtgtgcgtggagtgggggaggggtgtgtgtgtgtgtgcgtggaggggggaggggtgggtgtgtgtgtgagggggggaggggtggtgtgtgcgtgtggaggggggagggtgggtgtgggtgtgcgtggaggggggggtgtgtgtgtgttgcgtggAGGGGGGTGTGTGCACACACACGTGGAGGTGCCCCCACACAacagtgtggtgttgtgtgtgggtgagggggagggggggtgtgtcCCCCctggggggggagggtggggtgcatctcccccctccccacacacacgcACCTGTGTGCGTGgaggggtggtgtgtgtgtggagggggggacagtgtgtgtgcgtgcgtggaggagtgggtgtgtgtgcgtggaggggtgggtgtgtgtgcgtggaggggggaggggtgggtgTGGGTATAGTTTAGGGTATTCCCCACAGTACCACAAAAAGGTAAAGTGTGCATTTTAATTGTACTCTTCATTTTGCATCATGCATCAATACTAGACATGCTGTTCAGTCTTATCATGCATAATAAGGCACATGTCAGGTAGTTATATATTCTGTGGCGTTGACAGTAGAACCGTGCACAACAATAGCCAAGTCCTATTAAAAGGTGTTGCGCTATACATGTAGTTGAAAACAGACGTTTCAATAATGCACTACATGTAATACAACAGAAGACAGCAGTGGATGTAGCGCAGTTACGGCATGAGGCGGCGCTGTAAGCTGCTAAACTAATACAGACCCTCTCGCAGCCAGATGATTACGTCACACGTACCCGATTTGAAAAGTACAGTATAGATGCTTTTatcaaaaaattgtattttatttgcgcaaggtgttaaaaaaagaaaacacatggtGTTAACCTCTTGTTTACTTGACCCGATCTGCACGCTGTGTTTCCCGGCTGGTGTCTGTCTCTCCAAACCAGGCAGCAGTGCTGCGGGGTCCGCACACTGGAAACATGCAAACTGGCCACTTCGTTATGAAGACAGCGTGTGCGCGTCGTTTCCAAACCCGCATCCCCTCCCAGAACAGAAAGAGAACGGGGCTTTATGCACGTGCATTTCCGGCGTTGCAAACGGGGTAGAGGGCAAAGTTTCAACCTATTAATTCTGCAGTGTAAACAGTTACAATACTACTCACCAGCACTCGCTCTGGAACAATGCAACAGGAAACCCTCCACTAACACCCTCCTCTTCCAGTCTTTCACTGGTCACAGCTTGGGCTTCTGGCGTGCCCTGATTAGACAGCCAAACTGCCCGTCGCTGCAGGCGTTCTGGTTGCTGACGTTGCAGTGGCTGCGTTCGGCTGCGGGTTGCCTGACGTCGCCTGCTCCTGTATGCACAATCGTATCTCTCACCATGGTTTAGGCgtggcaagccgttttaacacTTAATCTTCTATTTCTGACAGCAGCAACTCTATTGAATGCGTGTCGCCGTCTTGCGCGTAAAAGTGCGTGATCAGATTACAGCAGCGGAGTGAAGCAAAAGGCCGTTCAGATGACGACAGAGCTGACTTCATCAGACCTCCAGGAATAAAGCAACACATGACATGCACGTCAGGTTACAATAGAACGAAACGGACAAGCGGCAGCACGTTTCATTAATGTGCGTGAAACTCCACAGGCATCGTGATGCGCACATTATCGCATACCATACTGTCCAGCAACACCATTTATTAAAGTCTACTACGCTGTGCCTGGAACAGACACAATACTCGCACATTAAACAGCTTTAACAAACCCACTGCAGTCTTCTGTACACTGGATGCAAGCACAGTGTTTCCTTCTCAAGACCAGTCCAATATCAGCTGGACTGACAGTCATGGGAATGCTTATTTGTTGCCTCTATGAATTCTTTCTTCAATCTGCTGCTTTTAAACCTTGTTTTAGTGAGCTGAGCGTGTCTGTTTAAAACAGCTGAGTGTCAGGACATTGCTTCATGGGTCACTTTGTACTTTTCTATACACACGCACACTATTGTACACGTGAACCTGGGCGTCTATTTCAAACCACACATACAAATGAGTTTTTAATCAAGGTGCAAAATCTTTCAACAGCCTGTCCATTGACAAGGCCTGTATTCAGCAAGATAGAGGGCAGTGTGTCGCTTGTGAACTCGCTGGTGTGCTTTAAGATTTCAGAGCTGCATTCAGCATGGATACTTGGCAGTGTGTCGCTTGTGAACTCGCTGGTGTGCTTTAAGATTTCCGAGCTGGttgaagctcttcccacactcCACACAGTGATAGGGAGTCTCTCCTGAGTGAACCAGCTGGTGTCTTCTCAGTTTCCCAGAGTCTTTGAAACCCTTCCCACATTCTACACACACGTACGGAGAttctcctgtgtgagttctctGGTGTGTTTTGAGGTTTCCTGactgtctgaaactcttcccacactccCCGCATATATACGGGGTCTCCCCTGTATGAATGCGCTGGTGAGCTCTCAGGTTCCCCAGCTGATTGAAGCTCTTTCCACAGTCAGTACAGACGAACGGCGTTTCTCCGCTGTGCATCTGCTGGTGTTTCTTCAGGTTCTGTACCTGATTGAAACTCTTTCCACAGACACTGCACTGATACGGAGTCTCTCCTGTGTGGATTCGCTGGTGTTTCTTCAGGTTTCCCAGCACACTGAAGCTCCTCTCACATTCACTGCAGTGATACGGAGTCTCTCCTGTGTGGATTCGCTGGTGCTGTTTCAGGGACTCCAAGTACTTGAAGCTTTTCTTGCACTCAGCACAGCTGTAGGGGCTTTCCCCTGTGTGGATTCGCTGGTGGATTTTAAGATTTCCTAACTGagtgaagctcttcccacagtcagggCAGTGATGCGgagtctctcctgtgtgagtccTCTGGTGAGTTTCCAGTTTTTCAGAATCCCTGAAACTCTTCAGACATTCAGAGCAGTGATACGGGGGCTGTCCCACGTGAATTCCACGGTGTCTCTTCATGCGGGCGAGCCCACTagagctcttcccacagtcagggCAGTGATGCGgagtctctcctgtgtgagtccTCTGGTGAGTTTCCAGTTTTTCAGAATCCCTGAAACTCTTCAGACATTCAGAGCAGTGATACGGGGGCTGTCCCACGTGAATTCCACGGTGTCTCTTCATGCGGGCGAGCCCACTagagctcttcccacagtcagtgcAGTGGTGGCAGTTTGCTTGCCGCTCAGCCACGGTTTCAGAGTTGCTGGCACACGCAGGCTCCTCCACTGCTGTGCTCAGTAAGTTTAATGCAGTCAGGCGTCTGGACTGGAATGGTTTGCTTTTCAGTGATCCCGCTCTCAGTGTCTCCAGGTATTGTTCCCTGTGTTTGTTCTTTATGTGTCCCTGAAGGTACGACTGTCCAGTGAAAGACACTTCACAGTGGGGACAGGGATAGGATGCTTTagaaagaaagacagagacagagagataatCAATGTCAGTATAGTAAACAACTGCTGTGTTCACACTGTGTACTCAAGCACTGGTTTGTCTTTGTGATGCTCTGTTCTGTGTACTCAAGCACTGGTTTGTCTTTGTGATGCTCTGTTCTGTGTACTCAAGCACTGGTTTGTCTTTGTGATGCTCTGTTCTGTGTACTCAAGCACTGGTTTGTCTTTGTGATGCTCTGTTCTGTGTACTCAAGCACTGGTTTGTCTTTGTGATTGCTCTGTTCTGTGTACTCAAGCACTGGTTTGTCTTTGTGATTGCTCTGTTCTGTGTATTCAAGCACTGGTTTGTCTTTGTGATGCTCTGTTCTGTGTACTCAAGCACTGGTTTGTCTTTGTGACTGGTTTGTCTTTGTGATGCTCTGTTCTGTGTACTCAAGCACTGGTTTGGCTCTGTTCTGTTGTCTTTGTGATGCTCTGTTCTGTGTATTCAAGCACTGGTTTGTCTTTGTGATGCTCTGTTCTGTGTATTCAAGCACTGGTTTGTCTTTGTGATTGCTCTGTTCTGTGTACTCAAGCACTGGTTTGTCTTTGTGATTGCTCTGTTCTGTGTACTCAAGCACTGGTTTGTCTTTGTGATTGCTCTGTTCTGTGTACTCAAGCACTGGTTTGTCTTTGTGATCGCTCTGTTCTGTGTATTCAAGCACTGGTTTGTCTTTGTGATCGCTCTGTTCTGTGTACTCAAGCACTGGTTTGTCTTTGTAATTGAATGTCAGTATTCACATTCGCTACTAATTGGTTATGATTTGGGTGAGTTACATGGTGTGGAAGTCTCAGATCTAGAATAACAATGATGTTCTAAAGGCCTGGCATGTAAACAGTCTTACTTACATGTCATGGTGGCCCTTTCTGTTTGAATGTGGACAGATTCCCAGTCAGGACTCTCCTCTATGATGTGCACGGTCCCCAGTTCAGAGACATGCTGTGCAATGCTGTCAGAGTCCAGCTCTGGAGCCTCCTGTTTGATGTGGGCACATTCCATCTGAAATCCTTCCATTCCATCAGAAAAGCAGGTTAATCTGCAGCTCTGTCCTGAAGCAAAGAACACGGCTTTTAATTTTCAAATGCACACATGTATCAGCCCCCTCGACACTGAGCGATCACAGCAGGCTGTAGCGGCGTCAGCTTCTCTTTCAATTCCTAACGTTGCATATATGACAGCGACCGATCAGAAGAAGCCCTTCCTCGCTGTTCAGAATGCGCTGCAGCCCGAGTCTGTGTTTGGCTGTTCATGCAAACTCACAGTAGCGGCTTCAGGCAAACGCAGCCAATGCAATACAATAATAACCTAGCCACGGTCCACGAAGTTAAACGCaatgttaattattaaaacacatcatGAGAATTATTCAACGAGTAAGCCGTAAGCTGTTTCACTGTATTTGTGTATAATACATCCCTGTGGTGTCAGTTTGCTGATCAGTAAACTGAGCCAATGCTGCGCTGTGCACGATGCAAACCGTTACTCGAGAGCTCGCTTCATCTTCACTTGGTACAATAGACTTTAAACAAATCCTTACGTCTCTAGCTGAAGGTCAGCTGCGGGTCTTCAATTCCAGAACCGAGCCCCTTTAACAAAATCGCACTGGCAAGTCTACAAACAGGAAAATATAAACGCAATAAACTCTCCCATTCAAAACAGCAGCATCTCgatttatttatctttcttcCCTAAACAAGGAACTGTTTCTACCTAGACCCGCCTCCGCACGGACTGTTGACAAATCAGGATCCACACATTGAAGGTGAACCAATCGTATTTCCCAAACTGCGCGCTGTAAACACGCCCACCCCTGCTTGACTGCTTTCTGGCACTCGGAGACGTCATCTCTCTGACGCTAATACACACACAGGCGCTGCTGAGACTGGACGCGCGATTTATTGCTGTGCAATAGCCTGAATCAGGGAGTGGTTTAAAGATGCAGTGAATCAGGGAGTGGTTTAAAGATGCAGTGAATCAGGGAGTGGTTTAAAGATGCAGTGAATCAGGGAATGGTTTGAATCAGGATTACAGCTTGCAGAACGTGGTTCATAACGTTTCCAACAGGGAACCCCTGATCAGAAACAAATCAAACAGCTCACACACAGAAATACAGGACTCATTGAAATACTTTATTATTACTGACACCGTTTCTCAAATAAAATTCAGAGTCGGAAGCGGTCCTGTTCATGTAATAACGCAGACAACCTTTAATTTGCTTGtgtctatttctttattttgaaatgttcaatTTTTCCATGTATTTCTTCAGAATTCCTGAAGAGAATTGCTCTTTCACTGCACTGCAGCCTGTCCTCACTGTTGCCTCGACCCCTGGAACAGGACTGTGCTTAGTGAGACTGGTGCGGTATGGACTGAAATCACAGCAATGGAAACTGAGCTACTGTCTGCAGTGACTGAGAAGgctgtagacagacagacagatggagggagggaggtggaTGTACCAGTCTCtcctcagacagacagacagatggagggagggaggtggaTGTACCAGTCTCtcctcagacagacagacagatggagggagggaggtggaTGTGCCATTCTCtcctcagacagacagacagatggaaggAGGGAAGTATATGTGCCAGTCTCtcctcagacagacagacagagagaggtggatGTGCCAGTCTCTcctcagacagacagagaaaggtGGATGTGCCAGTCTCtcctcagacagacagacagagaaaggtGGATGTGCCAGTCTCTCCTCAGACAGACAGACGAGTAAGGGAGGTGGATGTGCCAGTCTCTCCTCAGGCTGTAACACAGGCTTCTCAGCTGGTCTGCTGCTCTTTGTGTTCAATCAGCCCCTTGGCTATGAGATCCGGGATTTCAACTGCCAGCCACGGTCCAAGCTGGGaacaagagagagaaagaagcatCTTACTGTGTGCCTGTTCACTCACAGTAACAAAGAGAACGAGAGGGCTGAATCAGAGACTAACTCACCCCCAGAGCCAATCCCAATCAACAGCTGAATCAGAGACTAACTCACCCCCAGAGCCAATCCCAATCAACAGCTGAATCAGAGACTAACTCACCCCCAGAGCCAATCCCAATCAAGAGCTGAATCAGAGACTAACTCACCCCCAGAGCCAATCCCAATCAAGAGCTGAATCAGAGACTAACTCACCCCTAGAGCCATCAAGTGCGCCAGTCCGAATTTGGGGACGTTCCGCGCCCAGAGCGGCTTGAAGTGATCGGTCAGGCAAATCTTTCCGCCCctgcaatgaaaaaacaaaagctgcCTCATGGCTTTGTCTTTGTCAAATGCGCtccattctcaaagctatttagtCTAAATCGTCACTTGCACATCCTGTTGCTGATGAACATGGTACTTCCCAGAAGAGAAGAATGATCCATGATGAACACACCTGTACATTTTGGCCGTCTTGCCGTCGAGTTCAGGAATTGCGACTTCAGGAGCTGTGGCAGGATAGGTAACCGGGATCTGAAAGAGGACGAGACACAAGAGGCTTTGACAGCAAGAGCCAGTCCTGCTCTTCCACACAGGAACGCGACGACACATCGTATTTATACACTGGCTGCAGCTCCCTGGCTTACTCACGCTGACTTGTGTTACACATCGGCGCCTCAAAGACTAGCTCAAGCATTCCTGCAGCAGCCTTACTCTCAACATCAACTTCAAAAACAATGACAGCTCAACACCTGTGGAAACCTCCTTATTAATCAGACTTACTGTCACGTGAACAGAAGCACTGAAGTCAGCAGATTGCATATTAACAGTCAT
Above is a genomic segment from Polyodon spathula isolate WHYD16114869_AA chromosome 36, ASM1765450v1, whole genome shotgun sequence containing:
- the LOC121303997 gene encoding zinc finger protein 501-like — translated: MEGFQMECAHIKQEAPELDSDSIAQHVSELGTVHIIEESPDWESVHIQTERATMTSSYPCPHCEVSFTGQSYLQGHIKNKHREQYLETLRAGSLKSKPFQSRRLTALNLLSTAVEEPACASNSETVAERQANCHHCTDCGKSSSGLARMKRHRGIHVGQPPYHCSECLKSFRDSEKLETHQRTHTGETPHHCPDCGKSSSGLARMKRHRGIHVGQPPYHCSECLKSFRDSEKLETHQRTHTGETPHHCPDCGKSFTQLGNLKIHQRIHTGESPYSCAECKKSFKYLESLKQHQRIHTGETPYHCSECERSFSVLGNLKKHQRIHTGETPYQCSVCGKSFNQVQNLKKHQQMHSGETPFVCTDCGKSFNQLGNLRAHQRIHTGETPYICGECGKSFRQSGNLKTHQRTHTGESPYVCVECGKGFKDSGKLRRHQLVHSGETPYHCVECGKSFNQLGNLKAHQRVHKRHTAKYPC